One Gossypium raimondii isolate GPD5lz chromosome 3, ASM2569854v1, whole genome shotgun sequence genomic window carries:
- the LOC128039874 gene encoding auxin-induced protein 15A-like codes for MFIGNTYLHILKVLQFSEIFLFFRFRSIHLSKITMAIRMPRIISSKKVPKGYFAVYVGENQKRFVIPVSFLNQPLFQDLLGMSEQEFGYSHPTGGITIPCNEDIFLVVTSRLN; via the coding sequence ATGTTCATTGGCAACACCTATCTTCACATTCTCAAAGTACTACAGTTCTCTGAGATCTTCCTCTTCTTCCGTTTTAGAAGCATTCATCTATCAAAAATAACAATGGCTATCCGCATGCCTCGTATCATTAGCTCTAAGAAAGTTCCCAAGGGCTACTTTGCAGTTTACGTTGGAGAAAACCAGAAGAGGTTCGTGATACCAGTGTCATTCTTGAACCAGCCTTTATTTCAAGATTTGCTTGGCATGTCAGAACAAGAGTTCGGATATAGTCATCCTACCGGCGGTATCACAATTCCCTGCAATGAAGATATCTTTCTCGTTGTCACCTCTCGGTTGAACTGA
- the LOC128039877 gene encoding auxin-induced protein 15A-like produces the protein MAIRLPRIVSSKKVPKGYLAVYVGENQKRFVIPVSFLNQPLFQDFLGKSEEEFGYSHPTGGLTIPCNEDIFLDVTSRLN, from the coding sequence ATGGCTATCCGCTTGCCTCGTATCGTTAGCTCTAAGAAAGTTCCCAAGGGCTACCTTGCGGTTTATGTCGGAGAAAACCAGAAGAGGTTCGTGATACCGGTGTCGTTCTTGAACCAGCCTTTATTTCAAGATTTTCTAGGCAAGTCAGAAGAAGAGTTTGGATATAGTCATCCTACTGGTGGTCTCACAATTCCTTGCAATGAAGACATCTTTCTCGATGTTACCTCTCGATTGAACTGA
- the LOC128039879 gene encoding auxin-induced protein 15A-like, which produces MAIRLPRIIGSKKVPKGYFAVYVGENQKRFVIPVSFLSQPLFQDLLGMSQEEYGYSHPTGGLTIPCNEDIFLDVTSCLN; this is translated from the coding sequence ATGGCTATCCGCTTGCCTCGTATCATTGGTTCTAAGAAAGTTCCCAAGGGCTACTTTGCAGTTTATGTTGGAGAAAACCAGAAGAGGTTCGTGATACCAGTGTCGTTCTTGAGCCAGCCTTTATTCCAAGATTTGCTTGGCATGTCACAAGAAGAGTATGGATATAGTCATCCTACAGGCGGTCTCACAATTCCCTGCAACGAAGACATTTTTCTCGATGTTACCTCTTGTTTGAATTGA